A stretch of Cucumis sativus cultivar 9930 chromosome 2, Cucumber_9930_V3, whole genome shotgun sequence DNA encodes these proteins:
- the LOC101212738 gene encoding cyclase-associated protein 1 produces the protein MDEKLIQRLESAVARLEALSTGFRPGGAPESGEDVVTDPSILAFDDLMGQYFARVLSAAEKIGGQVLEATKILKEAFSVQRELLVKVKQTQKPDLAGLAEFLKPLNEVIMKANALTEGRRSDFFNHLKAAADSLSALAWIAFTGKDCGMSMPIAHVEESWQMAEFYNNKVLVEYRNKDPNHVEWAKAIKELYLPGLRDYVKSFYPLGPVWSVTGKKTASAAPKASPPPKTSAPSAPAPPPPPPASLFSSEPSQASSSKPKVGMAAVFQEINSGKPVTLGLKKVTDDMKTKNRADRVGIVGSSEKRGPTASPSFSKTGPPKLELQMGRKWVVENQIGRKNLVIDDCDAKQSVYIFGCKDSVLQIQGKVNNITVDKCTKLGVVFRDVVAAFEIVNSNGVEVQCQGSAPTISVDNTGGCLLYLNKDSLGTSITTAKSSEINVLVPDAGSDGDWVEHALPQQFIHLFKDGRFETTPVSHSGG, from the exons ATGGATGAGAAGCTGATTCAGCGGTTGGAATCGGCTGTAGCTCGGCTTGAAGCCTTGTCTACTGGATTCCGCCCCGGTGGTGCACCGGAGAGTGGCGAGGATGTGGTGACTGACCCCTCTATTCTTGCTTTTGATGATCTGATGGGGCAGTACTTTGCAAGGGTTTTAAGTGCTGCGGAGAAGATTGGAGGGCAGGTTCTTGAGGCAACTAAGATTTTGAAAGAGGCCTTTTCTGTTCAGAGGGAGCTTCTTGTTAAGGTCAAGCAAACTCAG aAACCTGACTTGGCGGGCTTAGCTGAATTTCTGAAGCCATTGAACGAAGTTATTATGAAAGCAAATGCACTCACAGAGGGAAGGAGGTCTGATTTCTTCAACCATTTGAAAGCTGCAGCTGATAGTCTGTCTGCATTGGCTTGGATTGCATTCACAGGAAAAGACTGTG GTATGAGCATGCCCATTGCCCATGTTGAAGAAAGTTGGCAAATGGCTGAATTTTACAACAACAAA GTTCTTGTAGAGTACAGAAACAAAGATCCAAATCATGTTGAGTGGGCCAAAGCTATAAAGGAACTCTATTTGCCAGGATTAAGGGACTATGTCAAAAGTTTCTATCCTCTGGGTCCAGTATGGAGTGTTACTGGGAAAAAAACTGCTTCTGCTGCTCCCAAGGCTTCTCCTCCTCCTAAAACATCAGCACCGAGTGCACCAGCCCCACCTCCACCCCCTCCAGCTTCACTATTCAGCTCTGAACCTTCTCAGGCTTCATCTTCTAAGCCAAAAGTAGGAATGGCTGCTGTTTTCCAAGAAATCAATTCGGGGAAGCCTGTGACTTTAG GTCTGAAGAAAGTCACAGATGACATGAAAACCAAGAACCGTGCAGATAGAGTTGGCATTGTCGGTTCTAGTGAGAAACGTGGTCCTACGGCCTCTCCTTCATTTTCCAAAACAGGTCCTCCAAAGTTAGAACTTCAAATGGGTCGAAA GTGGGTTGTTGAGAACCAAATCGGAAGAAAGAACTTGGTGATTGATGATTGTGATGCTAAACAATCGGTATATATCTTTGGATGCAAAGATTCAGTTTTGCAGATTCAAG GGAAGGTCAACAACATAACAGTTGACAAATGTACAAAATTGGGAGTTGTATTCAGG gATGTTGTGGCTGCATTTGAGATTGTAAATTCCAATGGGGTTGAAGTACAATGTCAG GGTTCTGCTCCAACTATTTCTGTGGACAATACTGGAGGCTGTCtactatatttaaacaaaGATTCCTTGGGGACATCCATTACAACTGCCAAGTCAAGTGAGATCAATGTCTTGGTTCCTGATGCAGGATCTGATGGTGATTGG GTGGAGCATGCACTACCACAACAATTCATTCATTTGTTTAAGGACGGTCGCTTCGAAACCACTCCAGTCTCTCACTCAGGAGGGTGA
- the LOC101217062 gene encoding probable LRR receptor-like serine/threonine-protein kinase At2g16250, whose translation MRNVLCIMFLLLLLLLCFEPTFQQLSSRAERVALLNLRSSLGLRSKDWPIKADPCSVWRGIECQNGRVVGINVSGFRRTRLGSLHPQFVVDALANLTLLQSFNASNFLLPGVIPDWVGSTLKSLQVLDLRSCSILGSIPLSFGNLTNLTALYLSNNKLNGTIPTSIGQLVQLSVLDLSHNELTGSIPLSFSSLANLSFLDLSSNGLDGSIPPLIGSIRQLQSLNLSSNNITSSLPASLGDLSRLVDLDLSFNKFSGLLPTDLRSMSSLQRMVIGNNLLGGSLPEDLFPSLRQLQELTLNDNGFTGAVPDVLFLIPGLRLLDISGNNFTGMLPNSSLASNSTGGALNISRNMFYGSLMPVIGRFSAVDLSGNYFEGRIPNFVPRDASLESNCLQNVSSQRTLADCSSFYAEKGLSFDNFGKPNSVQPPLAEKSSKNNKRVILGSVIGGVGFIVLVLLVVLLFLYIGGKRASGNQRGVSVGPIPTGSSEPPSGLSINFASLGESFTDKQLLQASGGLSDENLIKLGHSGDLFRGVLDNGANVVIKKIDLRTVKKETYLVELDLFSKVSHTRLVPFLGHCLDNEHEKYLVYKHMPNGDLASSLVRKTNVDDENIQSLDWITRLKIALGAAEGLAYMHHECSPPLVHRDVQASSILLDDKFEVRLGSLSEVCAQDGDSHQNRISRLLRLPQSSEQGSSGSQTSICSYDVYCFGKVLLELVTGKVGISATPDTQLREFYDQTFPYISIHDKELVSKIIDPNLIVDEDFLEEVWAMAVVAKSCLNPKPSRRPQMRYILKALENPLKVVREESSGSARLRATSSRSWNAALFGSWRQSLSDLTIVPAAAMSRTVGGSFKQSGTSGSQGSGQNNSGEASRRRHSKEIFPEPPDEQGERAEYHYQ comes from the exons ATGCGAAACGTTTTATGTATCATGTTCttgcttttgttgttgttgctgtgTTTTGAGCCTACATTTCAACAGCTGAGTTCGAGAGCTGAGCGTGTAGCTCTTCTCAACCTCAGATCATCTTTGGGTTTGAGGAGCAAGGACTGGCCCATCAAGGCTGACCCTTGCTCTGTTTGGAGAGGTATAGAATGTCAAAATGGTCGAGTTGTTGGGATCAATGTTTCTGGATTCCGAAGGACTCGTCTTGGTAGTCTACACCCACAATTTGTTGTTGATGCTTTGGCTAATTTGACTCTTCTTCAGTCTTTTAATGCTTCTAATTTCTTGCTTCCGGGAGTAATTCCTGACTGGGTTGGTTCAACTCTCAAGTCTCTGCAAGTTCTTGATCTTCGTTCTTGTTCTATCCTTGGTTCTATTCCATTGAGTTTTGGAAATTTGACAAATCTAACTGCTTTATATCTGTCCAATAACAAACTTAACGGGACGATTCCTACAAGTATTGGTCAACTTGTTCAACTTTCTGTGCTTGATCTTTCACATAATGAACTCACTGGATCTATTCCTTTGTCCTTTTCATCTCTTGCGAACCTTTCTTTCCTTGACCTCTCATCAAATGGTTTAGATGGGTCAATTCCTCCCCTCATTGGGTCCATTAGGCAGCTTCAGAGTTTGAACCTTTCCAGCAATAATATTACTTCTTCATTACCTGCTTCACTTGGGGACTTGAGTAGATTGGTAGACCTTGATCTCAGTTTCAACAAATTTTCGGGGCTGCTACCTACAGATTTGAGGAGCATGAGCAGCCTGCAGAGAATGGTAATTGGGAACAATTTACTTGGTGGGTCATTGCCGGAAGATTTGTTTCCTTCTCTTAGGCAGTTGCAGGAATTGACTCTCAATGACAATGGCTTTACTGGTGCAGTCCCGGACGTGTTGTTCTTGATTCCTGGATTGCGTCTTCTCGATATCTCTGGAAATAATTTCACTGGCATGCTGCCTAATTCAAGCTTGGCTTCGAATTCAACTGGTGGAGCATTGAATATATCTCGAAACATGTTTTACGGTAGCCTCATGCCTGTTATAGGAAGATTCAGTGCTGTTGATCTATCtggaaattattttgaagGCAGAATTCCAAACTTTGTGCCAAGGGATGCATCACTTGAGAGTAATTGTCTTCAAAATGTATCCAGTCAGAGGACATTGGCCGATTGCTCCTCATTTTATGCTGAAAAAGGCCTtagttttgataattttggCAAACCAAACTCCGTACAACCTCCTTTAGCAGAAAAATCTAGCAAGAATAATAAAAGGGTAATATTGGGCAGCGTAATAGGAGGGGTTGGATTTATTGTCCTGGTGTTGCTGGTAGTGTTACTGTTTCTATATATTGGCGGCAAGAGAGCATCAGGAAATCAAAGGGGGGTTAGTGTGGGACCGATACCCACTGGCAGTAGTGAACCTCCTTCAGGGCTATCGATTAACTTTGCAAGTTTAGGTGAAAGTTTTACAGATAAACAGCTTCTTCAGGCTTCTGGTGGCTTAAGTGATGAGAACTTAATTAAACTTGGCCACTCCGGGGATCTATTTCGTGGCGTCTTGGACAATGGGGCCAATGttgttataaaaaagattgacTTGCGGACGGTTAAAAAGGAAACTTACCTAGTGGAATTGGATTTGTTCAGCAAGGTGTCACATACAAGATTGGTTCCCTTTTTAGGACATTGTCTAGATAATGAGCATGAGAAGTACTTGGTTTATAAACATATGCCTAATGGAGACCTGGCGAGTTCCTTGGTCAGGAAAACTAATGTTGATGATGAAAACATACAGTCTTTGGATTGGATAACAAGGCTTAAAATTGCATTAGGAGCTGCAGAGGGTCTTGCTTATATGCATCATGAATGTTCTCCTCCACTCGTACACAG AGATGTTCAAGCTAGCAGTATACTTCTTGACGATAAATTCGAAGTCCGACTTGGGAGCTTGAGTGAAGTTTGTGCCCAAGATGGGGACAGCCACCAGAATCGAATTTCTAGGTTGCTTCGGTTGCCGCA GTCATCAGAGCAAGGTTCTTCTG GGTCTCAAACATCAATATGTTCCTACGATGTTTACTGCTTTGGGAAGGTGTTATTAGAGCTAGTGACTGGCAAGGTTGGCATCAGTGCCACCCCAGATACCCAATTGAGGGAATTTTATGATCAAACATTCCCATACATTAGCATCCATGACAAAGAATTGGTGAGTAAAATCATTGATCCGAACCTGATTGTTGACGAAGATTTTCTTGAGGAAGTTTGGGCTATGGCTGTTGTCGCAAAGTCATGCCTAAACCCGAAGCCTTCAAGACGACCTCAGATGAGATACATCCTAAAGGCTTTGGAGAATCCTTTAAAGGTAGTGAGAGAAGAAAGCTCAGGTTCAGCAAGGCTACGAGCAACTTCTTCACGAAGCTGGAATGCAGCTTTGTTTGGGAGCTGGCGACAGAGCCTATCGGACCTAACGATTGTACCAGCTGCCGCAATGTCAAGGACAGTGGGAGGTAGCTTCAAGCAGTCAGGAACTTCAGGTTCACAAGGTAGCGGGCAAAACAACAGTGGTGAAGCCTCGCGAAGAAGGCACTCAAAGGAGATATTCCCCGAGCCACCGGACGAGCAAGGCGAGAGAGCAGAGTATCATTACCAGTAA